From the Helianthus annuus cultivar XRQ/B chromosome 17, HanXRQr2.0-SUNRISE, whole genome shotgun sequence genome, the window ACACCCAAATGCCTATATGCACACTAAAAAGGGCTTTTTGTtctatatgcacaccctgcagtgtcgagctgtggcTAAAGTGCGGCGTTTTGGTctggtcaaccagacaaaagactaaCGGGTGTCTGATGGCTCTGTTGACCGGatcaaaacgccgagctttgactgcgttttggtcctgtcaacaaGACAAAAGACTGACCGGGTGTCTGGTTGACAGGATCAAAACGCGGCCAAaactcggcgttttggtccggtcaacagacccgtcagtctttgtctggtggACCGGACCAAAACGTCACGCTTTGCCTacagctcgacactgcagggtgtgtATATAAGACAAAAAAGCCCCCTTTTTAGGCTGACTATCTACACATCAAGTGTGCAAATAGTCTCCCCTTAATTTAACTAGTTGGAATGCAAAGGGAATCTATGACTTCCTTCCCCTACTATTCTGCAGGCTAATTTTGTGTTTTAAGTTTGTAATTTATCATTTTAGGCAGGACCAACACATTCTGAGCTGAGGGCAAAAACTCATGTTAACACTTAACAAGATGAGATTACAAACTCCATCTAAATTTCAACTCCAACATCGATACTAGTACTAGTACTAGAAAACTAAGAAACATTATTCTTGATTTCTCCTAATTAACAATTTGTGCTGCTCTCTTCTGTGATTCCACTTGAgcccgatgatgatgatgatgacgacgacgTCTTCACCTTGGGTGTAGCCAGAAAATCATAGAAAACCGGCACATTTTTTTTCTCGTCCTTGTAGTTCCCTCTTTTCTTCAAAAAGATTCTGCACAGTACCCACTTTTCCAGACCCTACATAACCATTGAAAATTTAGTTAGTATTGACTATGGACTAtggatttattatttatttaaaatggtGGTGACATGACGACCTGAGTTGGTTGCGTGGTAGCAAGACGATACTCATGCATAATCCAATCAGTTCGGGAGCCGGTGGGGGGCTTTCCCTTATAGAAAACTAGAGTTTTCTTGATGCCAACCAATCCAACTTGGTTGGCCCCCATAATTTGCTTATCCAGCCCGGTTGCTTTCCAGTAACCGGACTGGGTGGCCCTGTTGGATCGGTTTCCATTGGGATACTTGATCTCTCTGGTGCTGAAGAAGAACCTCTCCTCCTGCTGATCAGAGTCAACACCGGGCAGGTCCCAAGGATCAGACTTGCAGACATCCACCTCAGGGATGATGGAAGCAGGCAGAGGAGAAGAGTGGACCTTGCGCTTTAAGTATTgtacaacaagttcttcatcTGTTGGGTGAAACCTGAAACCGGGAGGCAATCTCAGCAGCACACCATTTGCGTTTTGCAGCTTCTCCATGTGATGTGAGTGTAAGAAAATGAGGGTGCCTTATTTATATTAAGTAATTGGGCCATACACCTTTCAAGTGTTGTGTCGTAAACCACACTCAACCTCCCTCTTATGACGCAATTAATGCTCgctcttttttatttttttattttttttttactatttggGTAAATCACACCATTTTTCTTTCCTATCATCCGGACTAAGAATTTGATCCCTAGATCATTACTTTTTGCGAATTTGATGTTTTCTTTTAAACAAACTCAATTCATTTAACAACGTTAATTTGTCTGGTCATTTTCGTCATAAACGACATCCCTACCCTAGATCCGATGTTAGTGATTTTAGTGTCATCAGTCATCTAACTATTTCATGTAATTGGATTTACTTAGTGACCAAATGAGAAATCATAATCAAAGATGGAATAAGTTGGAAAAGTGTCGGGTGCACACTTGTTTGAAAATCTTATGATTTCACGCCCACAAAAAATAGGGGTCCAGGGCAACACTACTGGCTGGAAAATTTCAAAGTCGCTGAAAGAGAAATAAAATTGGTGTTCAATAGTAAATGAAGATCAGTAGTTTTGTTCTTCGATACCAAAACTGGTCCTCGGTATCAAATTTGTGTTTCAACAAAAAAAATTGTTCTTCAGTATTGAAGTTGTTCTTCAGTGGTCCTCGGTATCAAATTTGTGTTTCAACAAAAAATGGTTCTTCAGTAGTAAACGTGCTGTCAGTATTGAAATGCTTATCAGTACGAAATATGTTCTGTAGTATCAAACTTGTTCTTCCGTAATAAAATTGGAGAAGCCGTAATAAAATGATTTCTCTCTGAAACTTATACGATTGAATATTCGTGAGTACCAGCAAAATAATTCAATATGAAAGCCTTTACACGATTTTCAAAGATATCCAAGTTAACACATTTCACAAAACCAACATCCTATACCATATTAATGTGCATCTTTATTTCATCCTCGTTATCTTTGCCGACGTCCTTTCAGAATCATACCAATTCATACAAGTAAGGACCGATTCTTGTCGGCAACCCCTATCTGCGAATCAactgagggggggggggggggcaatcATATTGTTGGAGAGTACTTGAAAGCTAAATCTCTTGTATCGAGATTCAAAAAGAGAAAACCGAAGAAACTAATAATAATGTATATAGAATTAATCGTTTGAATACATCTAAATAAACCAATGCTTTAATGTATATAGAATTAATCGTTTGAATATATCTAAATAAACCAATGCTTTAGTCATATCAAAATAATTAGGGTGAAATGTTTTGCCATTATAGGGAAATCTTATATCATATCTAAATAATCTTGAAACAAAATATTTTTTAGGATACACGGGGGTGAACGAAATACCTGAATCTGAttcgtgtatatatatatatatatatatatatatatatatatatatatatatatatatatatatatatatatatatatatatatatatatatatatatatatatatatatatataggggatggttcaaatgaaaaccacttttattgtgaaaactcgaaaactaactaaaaaaaacctaaaaaacacacaaattttttttttcaattttttttataaaaatcgctagtttttatatataaaaaaaactttttttcaaaaaaaaaaaaaaaaaatttgtgtagtgcacatgtgtaataatacacatgtgtagtacacatacgtatgtgcagtattacacatgtgcactacacaaaaaatttttttttttttgaaaatttttttattattaaaatacctgcgaaattttgattgcaaaaaaaaaaaattttttttgtatgtttttttggctttttttaattagttttcgagttttcacaataactagtggttttcattttaaccttcccctatatatatatatataggggatcgctaaaatgaaaaccacctctagttgtaaaaaccatgagaaccactttatggcccttagatcaactaaatggatggatgtgattaaaagtagttaatattaatattaaaaactttttgtcttattatgtatttaatattataatacaaaagagtatttaagtaaaataactctattttgtctttttatatatattaattttaaattaccttttttgtcctattcattaattactttttgttacttttatttttttaaaataatttctttattaaaaacatttttaaattcagatttttttaaaagatttttatactttttgcaatttaagttttacgttaaactttttacgttttttttttgacgcgccgtttttaacgccgttttttttaCGCAACGTTTTTCAAGCGTAACGCGCCGTTTTAACgctgttttttaacgccgttttttaacgcgccgtttttaacgccgttttttacgcgccgtttttcacgcgccgttttttacgcgccgtttttacgcgccgtttttttaacgcgtcgtttttctcaatcagCGTTTTTTTAACACGTCGTttctaacgcgccgttttttaacgcgtcgttctcaatcggcgtttttaacgcgctgttttttaacgccgttttttagcgcgccgtttttaacgcgccgttctcaatcggcgtttttaacgcgccgtttttaacacACCGATTTTTTAACGCGcggttttttaacgccgttttttaacgcgccgttttttaacgccgttttttatgcgccgtttttacgcgccgttttttacgcgccgttttttacgcgccgttttaacgcgccgttttttaaaggcgtcgtttttcttaatcggcgtttttttaacgcgccgttttttaacgccgttttttacgcgccgttttttaagtcgtcgtttttctcagtcgtcgtttttttaacgcgcggtTTTTTACACGTAAATAATGCGCCGTTTTttccacgttttttaacgcgccaaattttttacacgctttttacacgccgttttaacgcgccgtttttccgaagtcttttaacgcgccgtttttttgaagttttttaacgcgccgtttttccgaagttttttaacgcgccgttttttcaagcgtcgtttttttttaaacgcgccgtttctccacgttttttaatgcgtcgtttttttacacgccgttttaaacgcgccgtttttttcacttttttaacGCGTCCCTTTTTGTACACTTTTAACGTTTtgcgttaaaaatttaaactttttacgttttacgtaaaagtttttacttttacgttaaactttttacgttttacgtaaaactttttacgttttacgtaaaactttttacgttttacgttttacgaaaaacttacgaaaaagtttacctaaaacttacgaaaaaaattttacgaaaaactttttacgtttgacgtaaaacttacgaaaaaatttacgtaacactttttacgtttcacgttttttcgttttacgataaaaagtttacggtttacgttaacaagtttacggttaatttttttttacaaaaacgttttacgcaaaaccgaacgcaacagaaaatcgccgttttttacgttttaacgcgccgtttgtttacgttttacgtcaaaAAGTTTACGTATTAcgataaaaaagtttacgttttaacgcgccggttttattacgttttacgcgccggttttttacgttaacgttttttacgatTTACGTGCCGGTTTTTTACCTCAACatttttaacgtttttacgttttacgcgccggttttttatgttttattgtttacgttttacgtaaactttttacgttttatgttttatgatgtggaaaaagtagttcaactaattaaactaaaattaccctaaattacgactcaagtaataaaaaatCTAGACTCCTAAACcagactaaactactcaccggcaagtgtaccggtcgactctagcacagaaaagtaagtccggatgtcgaacccacaaggactctacgaattacgttaacgactcagTTAAGACTAAATACTGACACGACTAACAAATATTGTgtttgaggggggggggtttgctaaaatcctaaaattgtgattaaattaaaattaactaAAGCACGCACGAAGAACTAAGGTTTTGACTCAGATGAGATTAAAGACTACCTAGACATGAATCCGATTTGACAATGAATGGACTTTTAAAGggtttattgttgtatggagccgggatcgttaaatactaaaccttaaggtatttcaatgctaagacttcccgacccttctcaggaagaaacctaggaaaccctacaaggctgttatgattaccgactgttagatttcctctcagtcctctaacgattctaaaagtgccctaatatgactatctacctctcagcgcgataatctaagACAGTTCTAGGTTCTGATTTGGCTTACTAGACAcaactgcaattagggaactaacctCGACTTctttcaaaatctaatttagctatatattgcactgcgacctaataactaactcgagcctctcagcgacaagctAAGCAGAATACTTACTTCTAATTATATTTtagttactgtttctaaggctatcggccgatttacccaaagattacccgaacccgcaaggatgcaaataatcaacacagacctatgttgtgataaagaccgtcactaagatctatgtgaaacagcaaGTAATCCACAATCAAAGATAAATACGCATGTGCACCAAGTCAAAAATTCTAGAACACGTTACTTTAAaaatcaatccataatcaaacaaataaaaaccgttaaaagatccaaaacATTAATCAAAACATCATCTAGTCTAGGTAGTTACGAAGATCTAGCCAAGGAACATCATGTCTAACGAAAACAAATcagtttcaaaacaagaattcatggtTAAAGTGACAAAACGTGAAAATAGTGAAAAACGGGAGGTAAGACCCGAGTTATCTTCTTTCCTACGCTCCGTGCTTCGATCCTATGATTCTTGTACGCTCGAACGCCTCGAAAACCTTCAAAATCTGCTCTGAAAAATCGCCTTAGGGTTCTTGATTCGTATGTATTTGTTGTTGATGATAAAATATTCAATTTATATGAAACCCTAGTCGACCAACATATCAGGCTTGTTAGTTAcacccgtcgcgtagcgcgacgggtaaAGCTCAtgtgctcgcgctacgcgaggcTTCCCAGGTCAACGAAAAGTCAATGTTTAGGCAGTGGTGTAGCGCGACAGCCTGATGTGTTCCCCTCGTGCTACGCGAGTGGGACTTTTTCACAGGAAGTTGCTTCCAAAAGCTTGTTTAACTCTCCAAAATCCTTGCAATTTATTCTAACACTTTTGTGTATTGAACCAAGACTTGACATTTGACATTTCAGCTCGGTTTTGCTCCAATTCCAGCATTTTTGTGTATCACGACCTGGAAAAAGCAATAAAGATCAATAGCACGCAATTCTAacctaaactaaactaaaaataacgataaaatatacaaactatacacgataaaagtatgtattttgcaatacatcaaatatccccacacttactcttttttcgtccccgaaaaaaaagaattatgcaacggaatcataaacaaacaaacactcgGGCAGAAAATCATAGGTATactttaattaaaaccaagacttGCGTTAGCAGCGATTGCAGATATGTTGATCCACTTTAAACCCGAATTTGATCCTAAACCCTTATCATGTACATTTAGTTCAAGTGCGGtcagtctacctagggtctcacactagaatctacagtccacctactcccaactCAAGCTTATAGGGCTAAAcgaacgatcatttgaccaattcctaaccgttttataccaagataAAGAGAGTTTGACATCAAAtctgatttttttctttttctcttttttttttctttttctagcttgcttcaatttttttttcaagttcattttcgtgagactagacgatgctttccctaacccagcggtattccgactgtagagtcgctatccccaatcacagattacataggtttcggtacttttattcggcaagtcgatttcacacatcccataggcattccggctgtagagtcgctatccccaaccacagattacataggcctgtgttactttcatttagtttctagctcacttttatttatttttttcagcGAGATATGACAAAAAACTCTAAccatcttagcttataacggcaccccttatactatttttgccagttttagtttcccatatttcccaggcgagaacccactagcaaaccgacaattaaggtatattaactcaaagggatTTAAAACCAAAACCCGGGCCTACCCACAcatccctaactagacgcaagctcgatttattatgatctcatattattattattcaaaccCGAGCAATCATTtgttttttctatcattttccgttaaaaatgcaaacttctttttatttcgaaagacattttctgatttttcaatttttttgtattttttcaatttttttaatttttttggatttttataattaagactcgattatttacatgtattcctatccccacacttagagattgcattgtccctaatgcaagaacgagaATACGACTCAAACTGACTAACtacttgtgacacctgtgtcaccgcgaccatcaaacaaataccaagccgatgaaatattgtatttcatacttgggatcttgtataaatatgtgtatgttttgcacatatcaattattgttcaatttcaaactctacattgctttctagagcattatacgcaaactggtgcgtaaacgtactcagtttaatgcgacaaatactccggaacatcaacatatactcaacataccttaaataacctttacataacttagaaataagttttgaaggcttgggtatagcaaaaacaagttaattcgcttacagggactaaacttgacaaactgcgaaagtatgccaatttgaactataacgaacattccggaacatgttcataagttaaacataccctaaatatcctctacatagcttagaaataggctttgaggtgtttggtatgctaaaacaaacttttggatcattcagggactaaaagtgtcaaaaagtgcacaagtttgcactttcgcgcataacttatgttctgaatacatccggacatccaaaaatttatgtaagcatccttatattatgccttagtgttgggcatgagaaaaatccattcgtcgcgtcatttggatcgtctttcgcgcttatgcgcattccgtcgtaattaagcgaacatcgcaatcgtacggccaaacgaaccgacatccggaatatttttgagcatatttcatgtcccctacaccttaacttcatcttagagccttgaaatgaggttaacggggcttaaacgtgccaaaaatgggccaaaatacgtgtttctgaagtgcagggaccaaaattgtaaattctgatctgggaaccttaggcggggcgcgtaaggatttaccaaatccttacgcggggcgcgtgagactgtcagacagaaaaatctttgcatttaatgcagtttggcctttcgttcgatcaaggggcaatgccctttcacccaatcaggagccaagggccaagttctgacttaccacaagaaattgacaagtgtacgctcgagatcgcggcacgatattcgataaacgatcctaacggttccacttttcctataaataccccccccccctttgttccaaaaacccacaaaatctgatcttaaggctctaagttggaaccattgttccatacctgagctatttgatctagattagcactcggggaccttccgtaagtcttctttcgctcttttatcgcttttcgagtccgaaagtcaacattttgttgactttctgcattgaccagcttatggtcgatgcgaagttcatggaacttcataacgtgagcgtgatcacgatggttatagtccgtagtgactattcctactgatcaccacgttaactaggctcagtgacgggtcgtagtttcggccaaaatgtgcattcttgcatattttgtaaccaaactactcgtgagcatcaaagccgtttgttttgatgtcaaacctgttttctaaacttagttaagcatgttctaacatgcttagctcgtcacttttagtttagtgcttatacagggtcgtaaggtaagcgatctaaaccatggcttatactttcgaacccgacccatttggtcgatctttaggatccgaccaaacacattaggtgaccatagctataaccttccgaggttataccttgtggtcacgatgttaggcgttccagacgcgttctacgcgaacgacgcgttagggtagcctaagctacctaaacgggtcatgatggggcgtaagcacttaggttaggtttcattttagtatgtaggctttgttaaaccatattacacgagtctccatactcgtttggtttacgaacccgcatactatccgaccctccgattttggtccggtatattaatatagctacctattaggtgccgtttgatatcccgtgacctctagcattatctggttattatacaaggaattcaaagcaatctcaggtgagtacattgaacccctcttttactgttttccaaactgttttggggtgaaacacatgtgcctacttgctactttcatgctttccggttttcacatcatatactgctatgttcgatagtacatatatagtacatgatttcattgtgtttatgctatgtatgcccattgtgtgcgtacttagtacattgctttacatcacatttatGCTActtacgcccattgtgtgcatacgtagtacattgtttcacattgcatatctgttgcatatgctcatccagcatatgaacacattattctacattttgaaccgttgtactgtacaatacatttcatgctacgtacgcccattgtgtgcatacgtagtacattgtttcacattgcatatctgttgcatatgctcatccagcatatgaacacattattctacattttgaaccgttgtactctacaatacatttcatgctacgtacgcccattgtgtgcatatgtagtacattgtttcacattgcatttctgatgcatatgctcatccagcatatgaacacattaccctacattttgaaccgttgtaaccatttgactatgtgaaccgtcttacccttttgatttcatgaaccgtctgtaaccattgaaccgtgtaaaccagttgtatccattgacatgaattacatttgacaatagacatttaactatacatgaacatttctaccgttgttaaacatttcattctgatggtttggtttgagtaagtgattaagtaacgaggcgtgtgtaatatgatacaagcatggtggatacgccgctggtacttcctatatataagtgtttgtatggtattaacatATTGTAgccgttatttgaatcatttcaatttgagacatatgacattttatacaaataacacacttttcacgagacattgctttacaaacgacttatcctatacaaatgcatttttcatggttatccgtttaaccatacagtgtcttcttatttataaatatcatttgatcttaccgtttttcaaatgatttacaagacaaagcaaaatacgaggttcatgactaaacattttctcaaacataagtcatgaattccgttttcacaaaaccaatgtatctcacaggcatttttatgctgacgtacctattttcacatgtgttttcaggagatgatgcataggacttatcaagacatacttaggcggacctgtgccttagtgacttaaaacgagacaagaactagttaatttatgttatgtacgctttgattcttgtttagacaatgtaaactttcatgtttgatttataaaacgaaacttcatttgccatggatttgaaacaattgattctgttacaacactccccgacgtttccgccacgttttgtatgttctacgtggtcggggtgtgacagaaaagatggtatcagagccaatggttatagggaattaggttattagtaatgctttgacctagtctataaccttcctaggaacctaacgcgagtttacttgcgtttagtcacaaaacaataccgtcacctacccttaggcgacgaccacaacaagaacataaatttcaaaaccgccttgaaagctaatcatctgttctaggatgattgattactaggttttgaactctctattgtaaggttttgaaccctttgttttaaggttttgaacccctttgaattttcaaaactcccgtcaaagttttgggtcctaaatagggtgaacacgtgcgaactggaagggtgaatgcctgtaccctgggttttctgtctaaggttagagtgttcgtacaaatccgcataatcggaccagtcactcttacctgggaactcttggggtgagtgtccacttataggcgagcatgtcttcgcgatacactatgaggatctatttgctttgattcagccctggtgttgtttgtttgcttcatgattcaaacaagtgaccatcaactgtgattatggtcagtgattgtaacatcctattcttacccaataccattttatttgtttcctttcatgttttcctcttttagaatgcctcctcgacgcgaacaccagatagcaactgtcgagctggcagaaattattacgcagcagatggctgctcaattcccaaatctctttgctcaatggaaccaagccaacaacaacaacagtggtacatgcaatttcaagaactttaactcggctaaaccactcaagtttagtggttctgagggagcaactgggcttctccaatggttcgagagcatcgagaatacctttcgccacgtgcagtgtccggaaaatcgcaaggtcgagttttcttcgagtgtgtttcagaagagggctcttacatggtggaacggggtaatgagagaccgtggtgcagatgttgctctagcacaaacatgggctgaactgagagcacttatgatgagagagttttgtcctcgtcatgaacaacgagcgttggagaaggagtttgatgatttgaaacaagatagtggcgaacacagggcatatactgataggtttgaggagttgagtctactttgcccgactatggtcgccccactcgacaaggctatcgaaaggtacatcgacggcctgcctgactcggtacaagacattgtcactggtagcaaccctaccacactccgtcaggccattgagctatctgcaaccttgactgaatcgcagatcagaaagcataaactttttcgaaaaggtgacaagaaatcagccggggaatcgaacccaatcgaggaatcaaagaccatggatgaacagactgaatctcctaagaagtcaaggaagcgaaaggcttctcagaacttcgccgtggtcgctcacaatggtcaagccgtccccaaccaaccagctcaaccccctgctagaaaaccatacaatggaactgcacccttgtgcaaccaatgtagcctccatcatcacgccaatgtacagtgccgcaaatgccaaacttgtggactcataggccatacaacaagaatctgcccagctgcagctgcaccaaaccaagctggcaacaatcccgctcaaggtcgtttcctaccaggttcttgtttcaactgtggcgagatgggtcatttccgaagaaattgcccaaagcttgctaatgcaaatccagcacaaggatgatcaccggactgactagaagacaacatcgtttagaaataatcatgtcttatgtattaagtttcttttgttgtcaagatccaaggaacagttgatatcgttgtttataaataaatctttcatttacattgcaatgtatttcgatggttgcatgtataaacgacatatcccttgcaataccgacaatc encodes:
- the LOC110922891 gene encoding NAC domain-containing protein 83 — its product is MEKLQNANGVLLRLPPGFRFHPTDEELVVQYLKRKVHSSPLPASIIPEVDVCKSDPWDLPGVDSDQQEERFFFSTREIKYPNGNRSNRATQSGYWKATGLDKQIMGANQVGLVGIKKTLVFYKGKPPTGSRTDWIMHEYRLATTQPTQGLEKWVLCRIFLKKRGNYKDEKKNVPVFYDFLATPKVKTSSSSSSSSGSSGITEESSTNC